In Leucobacter insecticola, one DNA window encodes the following:
- a CDS encoding spermidine synthase → MKLPDPITLSSGLTAEIEEDQWVPGSIQLVVDGTPQSHVNLRDPGELFFEYVRRIGHVIDLFRMPGAPISALHLGGGAFTLPRYIEATRPGSRQQVIEIEGALVDLVREAAPLPKRASIRVRRGDAREVLARLPAGMHGAMDLVVVDIFAGAQTPAHVSSVEFYELVQPLLSSGGMVVVNAADGKGLPFVRGQAATLASLFDSVAAIAEPQVLKGRRFGNVVLLAWDAEQAGDGLDWLPRLLAGGPHPARLLAGREFADFARGAKPVTDATAVTSPAPARELFD, encoded by the coding sequence ATGAAGCTTCCGGATCCGATCACACTAAGCTCGGGGCTCACTGCCGAAATTGAAGAGGATCAGTGGGTTCCCGGATCGATCCAGCTGGTGGTAGATGGCACCCCGCAGTCGCACGTCAACCTCCGCGATCCGGGCGAGCTGTTTTTCGAGTATGTGCGCCGTATCGGCCACGTCATCGATCTGTTTCGCATGCCGGGCGCGCCGATTTCGGCGCTGCACCTCGGCGGCGGAGCATTCACGCTCCCCCGCTACATCGAGGCCACACGGCCGGGCAGCCGTCAACAGGTGATCGAAATCGAGGGTGCGCTCGTCGATCTCGTGCGTGAGGCTGCTCCGCTACCCAAACGGGCAAGTATTCGCGTTCGCCGCGGCGACGCACGCGAGGTACTGGCGCGGCTGCCCGCGGGCATGCACGGGGCGATGGATCTCGTGGTGGTCGATATCTTTGCGGGGGCGCAGACCCCCGCGCACGTCTCGAGCGTCGAATTCTACGAACTCGTACAGCCGCTGCTTAGCTCCGGCGGCATGGTGGTTGTGAACGCTGCCGACGGCAAAGGACTCCCCTTTGTCCGCGGCCAGGCGGCAACGCTCGCGAGCCTTTTTGATTCGGTCGCCGCGATCGCCGAGCCGCAGGTACTCAAGGGCCGCAGGTTCGGCAACGTCGTGCTTCTGGCGTGGGACGCGGAGCAGGCGGGAGACGGGCTTGACTGGCTGCCGCGGCTACTCGCGGGAGGCCCCCATCCAGCTCGCCTGCTTGCGGGCCGCGAATTCGCAGACTTCGCCCGCGGAGCAAAACCCGTGACCGACGCGACCGCCGTCACTTCTCCGGCGCCCGCCCGCGAGCTCTTCGACTGA
- a CDS encoding sulfite exporter TauE/SafE family protein, whose amino-acid sequence MLEMLPMLPVWGWTLLVVSGLIVGLSKAALPGANTIAVAVFATVLPAKASTGALLLLLIVGDVFALWAYRKHADWPTILRLFPTVVVGVLLGVVFLAVSSDGGVRRVIGVILLLLVGISLWRRFGTPKADVGKLTRLSYGALAGFTTMVANAGGPVMSMYFLAAKFPVRAFLGTAAWFFALVNLGKVPFSLGLGLITPATLLLSLVLVPAVVAGGFVGRGIVKHIPQRAFEWIVLLLSTLGALYLVIVP is encoded by the coding sequence ATGCTTGAGATGCTGCCGATGCTCCCCGTGTGGGGGTGGACGTTGCTCGTTGTTTCGGGCCTCATTGTCGGGCTCTCGAAGGCCGCACTGCCCGGCGCAAACACGATCGCGGTCGCGGTGTTTGCCACGGTCCTTCCGGCGAAAGCATCAACGGGCGCGCTTCTGCTGCTTCTCATTGTCGGCGACGTGTTTGCGCTCTGGGCGTACCGGAAACACGCTGATTGGCCGACGATCCTGCGCCTCTTCCCCACCGTGGTTGTCGGGGTGCTCCTGGGAGTCGTGTTTCTTGCGGTGTCGAGCGACGGCGGTGTGCGCCGCGTCATCGGGGTGATCCTGCTATTGCTTGTGGGTATTTCACTGTGGCGACGCTTCGGGACCCCGAAGGCAGACGTGGGAAAGCTCACCCGTCTGAGTTACGGTGCTCTCGCTGGATTTACGACGATGGTGGCGAACGCGGGCGGACCCGTCATGTCGATGTACTTTCTCGCGGCGAAGTTTCCTGTGCGCGCTTTTCTGGGCACGGCGGCCTGGTTTTTTGCGCTGGTGAACCTGGGGAAGGTGCCGTTCTCCCTCGGATTGGGCCTCATTACGCCCGCAACACTGCTGCTGTCACTCGTCCTTGTTCCCGCTGTCGTGGCTGGTGGGTTCGTGGGGCGCGGGATCGTCAAGCACATTCCGCAACGGGCGTTCGAATGGATCGTGCTGCTCCTCTCAACGCTCGGTGCGCTATACCTGGTGATTGTTCCGTAG
- a CDS encoding SprT-like domain-containing protein — MAELARVRVWAEALIRMHLDPHEWSFGFDHAKRRAGLCNFTERKITVSRYLSEKFDDDEIHQVLLHEVAHALAGPEAGHGAHWKRIADELGYVGGRTHDGEIAHERAPWIGSCPAGHEHYRFRKPTRITSCGSCTRGFSRDHLIEWRKRAG; from the coding sequence ATGGCTGAACTTGCGCGGGTGCGGGTGTGGGCCGAGGCGCTGATCCGCATGCACCTCGATCCGCATGAGTGGAGCTTTGGCTTCGACCACGCCAAACGGCGGGCAGGGCTGTGCAACTTCACCGAGCGGAAGATCACGGTGTCGCGGTACCTCAGCGAGAAGTTCGACGATGACGAGATCCACCAGGTACTTCTCCACGAGGTCGCCCACGCGCTCGCTGGCCCCGAGGCCGGCCACGGAGCCCATTGGAAACGCATTGCTGATGAGCTGGGCTACGTCGGCGGGCGCACCCACGATGGCGAGATTGCTCACGAGCGCGCACCGTGGATCGGATCCTGCCCCGCGGGCCACGAACACTACCGGTTTCGCAAGCCCACCAGGATCACCTCCTGCGGCAGTTGCACCCGGGGATTCTCACGCGATCACCTGATTGAGTGGCGCAAACGCGCGGGCTAG
- the rpoC gene encoding DNA-directed RNA polymerase subunit beta' yields the protein MLEGTDFNELQIRLATAEDIRSWSFGEVKKPETINYRTLKPEKDGLFGEQIFGPSRDWECACGKYKRVRYKGIVCERCGVEVTKSSVRRERMGHIELAAPVTHIWYFKGVPSRLGYLLDMAPKDLEKVIYFAAYMIIDIDEEGRHEDLAELEAELRLELKALEEQRDLGIAKRQQQAEADLAALEAEGAKADQRRRAEASAEKEMAAIRKEKDEEIARLQRVWEDFRNLKVGDLKPEDAVFADLMDRYGDYFEAYMGAEAIKRRLEAFDLEAESEILHHQISEGKGQKKIRAIKRLKVVSSFLQTGASPAAMVLDVVPVIPPELRPMVQLDGGRFATSDLNDLYRRVINRNNRLRRLLDLGAPEIIVNNEKRMLQEAVDALFDNGRRGRPVTGTGNRALKSLSDMLKGKQGRFRQNLLGKRVDYSGRSVIVVGPQLKLHQCGLPKQMALELFKPFVIKRLMDLSHAQNVKAAKRMVERARSEVWDVLEEIIRERPVLLNRAPTLHRLGIQAFEPQLVEGKAIQLHPLVCTAFNADFDGDQMAVHLPLSVEAQAEARVLMLASNNILKPSDGRPVTLPSQDMIIGLHFITTVKPDGIGTGRAFGSVAEAILAMDEGTLDLGSKVKIRLEGYTNAEGVTSEKPVLVETTLGRALFNETLPNDYAYFERVADKNSLSSLVNDLAERYPKVEVAATLDRIKDAGFYWASRSGITVALSDVVTPPNKAEIIAEHEKRATKVQRDYDRGMIQDSERHKALVEIWTEATDEVAAAMRESFTDENTIHRMVSSGARGNWLQIRNIAGMRGLVSNPKGEIIPRPIINSYREGLSVAEYFIATHGARKGLADTALRTADSGYLTRRLVDVSQDVIIREEDCGTKRGLDLPIAEIDANGVLVGDENVENSVYARTLSSDAVDANGVTIAQAGEDVGDVLIEKLFAAGITEIKVRSVLTCESAVGVCATCYGRSLATGQRVDIGEAVGIIAAQSIGEPGTQLTMRTFHTGGSASADDITQGLPRVQELFEARTPKGASPIAEAAGRVTIEDTPKGRVILLTPDDGTEEKAYPVLKRATLIVEDGDHVELGQPFLQGTLDPKDILQVGSTRGDKHIPGERAVQRYLVEGVQNVYRSQGVPIHDKHIEVIVRQMLRKVTVVDHGETELLPGELVDRAKYQRINREALLEGKRVATARAEVMGITKASLATESWLSAASFQETTRVLTQAAMEGSKDPLIGLKENVIIGKLIPAGTGLGVYRDVDVQATEEAKAERYPNRLFATEGTFDENDLSFVDFESFTADEFNPGNYS from the coding sequence TTGCTCGAGGGCACAGATTTCAACGAGTTGCAGATCCGTCTGGCTACGGCCGAAGACATCCGCAGCTGGTCGTTCGGCGAGGTTAAGAAGCCGGAGACCATCAACTACCGCACCCTGAAGCCAGAAAAGGACGGCCTGTTCGGCGAACAGATCTTCGGACCGAGCCGCGACTGGGAGTGCGCGTGCGGCAAATACAAGCGCGTCCGTTACAAGGGCATCGTGTGCGAGCGCTGCGGCGTCGAGGTCACCAAGTCCTCTGTACGTCGTGAGCGGATGGGCCACATCGAGCTCGCCGCACCCGTCACGCACATCTGGTACTTCAAGGGCGTGCCGTCACGCCTGGGCTACCTGCTCGACATGGCACCGAAGGACCTCGAAAAGGTCATCTACTTCGCCGCCTACATGATCATTGACATTGATGAAGAGGGACGTCACGAGGACCTCGCCGAGTTGGAAGCCGAGCTTCGTCTCGAGCTGAAGGCTCTCGAGGAGCAGCGCGACCTCGGTATCGCGAAGCGCCAGCAGCAGGCAGAAGCCGACCTAGCCGCGCTTGAGGCTGAGGGTGCGAAGGCGGATCAGCGCCGTCGTGCCGAAGCCTCCGCCGAAAAGGAGATGGCCGCGATCCGCAAGGAGAAGGACGAGGAAATCGCCCGTCTCCAGCGCGTCTGGGAAGATTTCCGCAACCTGAAGGTGGGCGACCTGAAGCCCGAAGACGCTGTCTTCGCGGATCTCATGGACCGCTACGGCGATTACTTCGAGGCCTACATGGGCGCGGAGGCGATTAAGCGTCGCCTCGAGGCCTTCGACCTTGAGGCAGAGAGCGAAATCCTGCACCATCAGATCTCTGAGGGTAAGGGCCAGAAGAAGATCCGCGCGATTAAGCGCCTGAAGGTCGTCAGTTCCTTCCTGCAGACCGGCGCAAGCCCAGCCGCGATGGTGCTCGACGTCGTGCCGGTGATCCCGCCGGAACTGCGCCCGATGGTGCAGCTCGACGGTGGCCGCTTCGCGACCTCCGATCTCAACGATCTCTACCGCCGTGTGATCAACCGAAACAACCGTCTGCGTCGTCTGCTTGATCTCGGGGCGCCTGAGATCATCGTGAACAACGAGAAGCGCATGCTGCAGGAGGCCGTCGACGCGCTGTTCGACAACGGCCGTCGTGGTCGCCCAGTCACGGGCACCGGTAACCGGGCTCTGAAGTCATTGAGCGACATGCTCAAGGGCAAGCAGGGCCGTTTCCGTCAGAACCTGCTCGGTAAGCGTGTTGACTACTCGGGCCGTTCAGTGATTGTGGTCGGTCCGCAGCTGAAGCTGCACCAGTGTGGTCTGCCCAAGCAGATGGCGCTTGAGCTCTTTAAGCCGTTTGTGATCAAGCGCCTCATGGATCTGTCGCACGCGCAGAACGTCAAGGCCGCAAAGCGTATGGTTGAGCGCGCACGCTCAGAGGTGTGGGACGTGCTGGAGGAGATCATCCGCGAGCGCCCCGTGCTGCTCAACCGTGCACCGACGCTCCACCGCCTCGGCATCCAGGCGTTTGAACCGCAGCTCGTTGAGGGTAAGGCTATCCAGCTGCACCCGCTCGTCTGCACGGCGTTCAACGCTGACTTCGACGGTGACCAGATGGCAGTTCACCTGCCGCTATCGGTTGAGGCTCAGGCTGAAGCGCGTGTGCTGATGCTTGCTTCGAACAACATTCTGAAGCCGTCTGACGGTCGCCCGGTGACCCTGCCTTCACAGGACATGATCATTGGTCTGCACTTCATCACCACGGTGAAGCCTGATGGCATCGGCACTGGCCGCGCCTTCGGATCTGTCGCTGAAGCCATCCTCGCTATGGACGAGGGCACGCTGGATCTCGGCTCCAAAGTCAAGATCCGCCTCGAGGGCTACACCAATGCTGAGGGTGTCACCTCGGAGAAGCCCGTGCTTGTGGAGACGACACTCGGACGCGCGCTCTTCAATGAGACGCTGCCGAACGACTACGCCTACTTCGAGCGTGTGGCAGACAAGAACAGTCTGTCGAGCTTGGTCAATGACCTCGCTGAACGCTACCCGAAGGTCGAAGTCGCCGCGACCCTTGACCGGATCAAGGACGCAGGCTTCTACTGGGCATCACGCTCCGGTATTACGGTTGCGCTGTCAGATGTGGTCACCCCGCCCAACAAGGCAGAGATCATCGCTGAGCACGAGAAGCGCGCCACCAAGGTGCAGCGTGACTATGATCGCGGCATGATCCAGGATAGCGAGCGGCATAAGGCGCTTGTCGAGATCTGGACCGAGGCGACCGACGAGGTTGCTGCTGCGATGCGCGAGTCGTTCACCGACGAGAACACCATCCACCGGATGGTCTCCTCGGGTGCTCGAGGTAACTGGCTGCAGATCCGCAATATTGCGGGCATGCGAGGCCTGGTGTCGAACCCGAAGGGTGAGATCATCCCGCGTCCGATCATCAACTCGTACCGCGAGGGCCTGTCGGTGGCGGAGTACTTCATCGCGACCCACGGTGCCCGTAAGGGTCTCGCCGATACCGCTCTGCGTACGGCCGACTCGGGGTACCTGACCCGTCGTCTGGTTGACGTGTCGCAGGATGTCATCATCCGCGAGGAAGACTGTGGCACGAAGCGCGGACTAGACCTGCCGATTGCCGAGATTGACGCCAATGGCGTGCTTGTCGGCGACGAGAATGTCGAGAACTCGGTGTACGCACGTACGCTTTCCTCTGACGCGGTGGACGCCAACGGCGTCACCATCGCGCAGGCCGGTGAAGACGTGGGTGACGTGCTCATCGAGAAGCTGTTTGCTGCCGGCATCACGGAGATCAAGGTCCGTTCGGTCCTGACCTGCGAGTCCGCTGTTGGCGTGTGCGCGACCTGCTACGGCCGCTCGCTTGCTACCGGCCAGCGCGTCGACATCGGCGAGGCCGTCGGCATTATCGCCGCACAGTCGATTGGTGAGCCGGGAACCCAGCTGACGATGCGTACCTTCCACACCGGTGGATCGGCCTCAGCCGACGACATCACGCAAGGTCTGCCCCGCGTGCAGGAGCTCTTCGAAGCGCGTACGCCCAAGGGCGCATCGCCGATCGCGGAAGCTGCCGGTCGCGTCACCATTGAAGACACGCCTAAGGGCCGCGTTATTCTCCTGACGCCGGACGACGGGACCGAGGAGAAAGCGTACCCGGTGCTAAAGCGTGCCACCCTGATTGTTGAAGACGGCGATCACGTTGAGCTCGGACAGCCGTTCTTGCAGGGCACTCTCGATCCGAAGGACATCCTGCAGGTCGGTTCCACCCGCGGCGACAAGCACATCCCCGGTGAGCGTGCCGTGCAGCGCTACCTCGTTGAGGGCGTGCAGAATGTGTACCGATCGCAGGGCGTGCCGATCCACGACAAACACATCGAGGTCATCGTTCGCCAGATGCTCCGCAAGGTCACCGTCGTTGACCATGGCGAGACCGAGCTGCTTCCGGGCGAGCTGGTTGACCGCGCGAAGTACCAGCGCATCAACCGTGAGGCGCTGCTCGAGGGCAAGCGGGTCGCAACGGCTCGTGCCGAGGTGATGGGGATCACGAAGGCGTCGCTCGCGACCGAATCCTGGCTGTCGGCCGCCTCCTTCCAGGAGACGACCCGTGTACTCACCCAGGCCGCGATGGAGGGATCGAAGGATCCGCTCATCGGTCTCAAGGAGAATGTCATCATCGGTAAGCTCATCCCGGCCGGTACCGGTCTGGGCGTTTACCGTGACGTCGATGTGCAGGCGACCGAGGAAGCGAAGGCGGAGCGTTACCCGAACCGTCTCTTCGCTACCGAGGGCACCTTCGACGAAAACGATCTCTCGTTCGTTGACTTCGAAAGCTTCACCGCTGACGAATTTAACCCGGGCAACTACAGCTAG
- a CDS encoding DNA-directed RNA polymerase subunit beta: MAAAPNASSTTQPKNGRDHQRLSFAKISDTLSVPNLLALQLESFDWLVGNDAWKERVIEAQAQGRDDIALKSGLEEIFDEISPIEDNAGTMQLSFENPILDEQKFTIEECKERGKTYSAPLYVEAAFYNTETQVLKSQTVYMGDFPIMTPKGTFIINGTERVIVSQLVRSPGVYFERTQEKTSDKDVFTARVIPSRGAWLEFEVDKRDQVGVRIDRKRKQSVTVFLKALGMTSEEILEEFAGYESIALTLEKDAIVTQEEALKDIYRKQRPGEQVAIEAARALLDNSYFNEKRYDLAKVGRYKINRKLGLDAPITDSVLSLEDIVATIKYLVGLHAGTEKLPGIRDGKAVDIRLDTDDIDHFGNRRIRAVGELIQNQVRTGLSRMERVVRERMTTQDIEAITPNTLINTRPVLAAIKEFFGTSQLSQFMDQNNPLAGLTNKRRLSALGPGGLSRDRAGVEVRDVHPSHYGRMCPIETPEGPNIGLIGALATFARINAFGFIETPYRRVIDGKATDQVDYLTAHEEDEFLIAQAGAPLDKNGKFIEKQVLARPRGSEVVLVDADRVEYMDVSPRQMVSVATSLIPFLEHDDANRALMGANMQRQAVPLVRSSSPLVGTGMEGYAAIDAGDVVTAEKSGVIADVSADVVTVQQDEGGTKSYYMRKFDRSNQGTNYNHRVIVKAGERIEAGEVIADGPATENGELALGKNLLVAFMSWEGHNFEDAIILSQNLVKDDTLSSIHIEEYDVDARDTKLGKEEITRDLPNASMEALKDLDERGIIRIGAEVTPGDILVGKVTPKGETELSAEERLLRAIFNEKSREVRDTSLKVPHGVSGTVTSVKVFDAENDNDDELGSGVNQRVVVYIAQKRKITEGDKLAGRHGNKGVISKILPVEDMPFLADGTPVDVILNPLGIPGRMNFGQVLEIHLGWIAKQGWNVEGNPEWAAKLSKEALSAAPGTKVATPVFDGASEAEIAGLLDSTLETRDGERLIDSSGKTRLFDGRSGEPYPYPVSVGYMYILKLHHLVDDKIHARSTGPYSMITQQPLGGKAQFGGQRFGEMEVWALEAYGAAYALQELLTVKSDDILGRVKVYEAIVRGENIPEPGVPESFRVLMKEMQSLCLNVEVLGADGQAVNLRDNDDEAHRTAEELGINLSSRFETSSIDEI, encoded by the coding sequence TTGGCTGCTGCGCCCAACGCATCGTCAACCACCCAACCGAAGAACGGTCGCGATCATCAGCGGCTCTCCTTCGCCAAAATTTCCGACACGCTGTCGGTGCCAAACCTGTTGGCGCTGCAGCTTGAGAGTTTCGACTGGCTCGTCGGCAATGACGCGTGGAAGGAACGCGTCATTGAAGCACAGGCTCAGGGGCGCGATGACATCGCGCTGAAGAGCGGTCTGGAGGAGATCTTTGACGAGATCTCTCCGATCGAAGACAACGCTGGCACCATGCAGCTGTCGTTCGAGAACCCGATCCTTGATGAGCAGAAGTTCACCATCGAGGAGTGCAAGGAGCGCGGTAAGACCTATTCGGCACCGCTCTATGTTGAGGCGGCGTTCTACAACACCGAGACGCAGGTACTGAAGAGCCAGACGGTCTACATGGGTGATTTCCCCATCATGACCCCCAAGGGCACCTTCATCATTAACGGCACCGAGCGCGTCATTGTTTCGCAACTCGTGCGTAGCCCCGGTGTCTACTTCGAGCGCACGCAGGAGAAGACGAGCGATAAAGACGTCTTTACCGCTCGCGTGATCCCGAGCCGCGGCGCATGGCTTGAGTTTGAGGTCGACAAGCGTGACCAGGTTGGTGTGCGTATCGACCGCAAGCGTAAGCAGTCGGTCACCGTCTTCCTGAAGGCTCTCGGCATGACCAGCGAGGAGATCCTCGAAGAGTTCGCCGGCTACGAGTCCATCGCGCTGACTCTTGAGAAAGACGCGATTGTCACTCAGGAAGAGGCGCTGAAGGACATCTACCGCAAGCAGCGTCCGGGCGAGCAGGTTGCGATCGAGGCCGCGCGTGCGCTCCTCGATAACAGCTACTTCAATGAGAAGCGCTACGACCTCGCTAAAGTTGGTCGCTACAAGATCAACCGCAAGCTCGGTCTCGACGCCCCCATTACCGATTCGGTGCTCTCTCTCGAAGACATCGTCGCGACGATCAAGTACCTCGTTGGCCTGCACGCTGGCACCGAGAAGCTTCCCGGTATCCGCGACGGCAAGGCTGTCGACATTCGCCTTGACACCGACGACATCGATCACTTTGGTAACCGCCGCATCCGCGCGGTGGGTGAGCTCATCCAGAACCAGGTGCGCACCGGCCTCAGCCGTATGGAACGTGTCGTTCGCGAACGCATGACTACGCAGGACATTGAGGCGATCACGCCGAACACCCTGATCAACACGCGCCCCGTGCTCGCGGCGATCAAGGAGTTCTTCGGCACTTCGCAGCTGTCGCAGTTCATGGATCAGAACAACCCGCTCGCGGGCCTGACCAACAAGCGCCGTCTGTCCGCGCTCGGTCCCGGTGGCCTGTCGCGTGACCGTGCTGGTGTTGAGGTTCGAGACGTTCACCCCTCCCACTACGGCCGCATGTGCCCCATCGAGACCCCGGAAGGCCCGAACATTGGCCTGATCGGTGCACTTGCAACGTTCGCGCGGATCAACGCCTTCGGGTTCATCGAGACGCCGTATCGTCGCGTGATCGACGGCAAGGCAACCGATCAAGTTGACTACCTGACCGCTCACGAAGAGGACGAGTTCCTTATCGCGCAGGCTGGGGCTCCGCTCGATAAGAACGGCAAGTTCATTGAGAAGCAGGTTCTTGCTCGCCCCCGCGGCTCCGAGGTTGTGCTGGTTGATGCAGACCGTGTTGAGTACATGGACGTTTCGCCCCGCCAGATGGTGTCGGTAGCGACCTCGCTGATCCCGTTCCTCGAGCACGACGATGCAAACCGCGCGCTCATGGGCGCGAACATGCAGCGTCAGGCTGTGCCGCTCGTGCGCAGCTCTTCACCGCTCGTCGGAACCGGCATGGAGGGCTACGCAGCCATCGACGCCGGTGACGTTGTGACCGCTGAGAAGTCCGGCGTGATCGCCGACGTTTCCGCTGACGTCGTCACCGTGCAGCAAGATGAGGGCGGCACGAAGAGCTACTACATGCGCAAGTTCGACCGCTCGAACCAGGGCACGAACTACAACCATCGTGTGATCGTGAAGGCTGGCGAGCGCATCGAGGCAGGCGAGGTCATCGCTGACGGCCCCGCAACCGAGAATGGTGAGCTCGCGCTCGGCAAGAACCTGCTCGTCGCGTTCATGTCGTGGGAGGGACACAACTTCGAGGACGCGATCATCCTGAGCCAGAACCTGGTGAAGGACGACACGCTCTCGTCGATCCACATTGAGGAGTACGACGTCGATGCTCGCGACACCAAGCTGGGCAAGGAAGAGATCACCCGTGATCTCCCGAACGCCAGCATGGAGGCGCTGAAGGATCTCGACGAGCGCGGCATCATCCGCATCGGCGCTGAGGTTACCCCCGGCGACATCCTCGTCGGCAAGGTCACGCCGAAGGGCGAGACCGAGCTTTCAGCCGAGGAGCGTCTGCTCCGCGCGATCTTCAACGAGAAGAGCCGTGAGGTGCGCGACACCTCCCTCAAGGTGCCGCACGGTGTCTCTGGCACGGTGACCTCGGTCAAGGTATTCGACGCGGAGAATGACAACGACGACGAACTCGGCTCTGGCGTCAATCAGCGCGTTGTCGTGTACATTGCGCAGAAGCGTAAGATCACCGAGGGCGACAAGCTCGCGGGTCGCCACGGCAACAAGGGCGTCATCTCGAAGATCCTCCCGGTCGAAGACATGCCCTTCCTCGCGGATGGCACGCCCGTCGACGTGATCCTGAACCCGCTCGGTATTCCCGGCCGCATGAACTTCGGCCAGGTGTTGGAGATTCACCTCGGCTGGATCGCCAAGCAGGGCTGGAATGTCGAGGGCAACCCCGAGTGGGCGGCGAAGCTGTCCAAGGAAGCGCTCTCGGCCGCCCCCGGCACCAAGGTTGCGACCCCGGTGTTTGACGGTGCGTCAGAGGCTGAAATTGCAGGGCTCCTCGACTCCACGCTCGAGACGCGTGACGGCGAGCGTTTGATCGATTCGAGCGGCAAGACGCGCCTGTTTGACGGTCGTTCCGGCGAGCCCTACCCCTACCCTGTGTCGGTCGGCTACATGTACATCCTGAAGCTGCACCACCTTGTCGATGACAAGATCCACGCGCGGTCAACGGGTCCCTACTCCATGATCACGCAGCAGCCGCTCGGCGGTAAGGCCCAGTTTGGTGGCCAGCGCTTTGGTGAGATGGAAGTGTGGGCGCTCGAGGCCTACGGTGCAGCATATGCGCTGCAGGAACTACTCACGGTGAAGTCCGATGACATCCTCGGACGTGTGAAGGTCTACGAGGCGATCGTGCGCGGGGAGAACATCCCTGAGCCCGGTGTCCCCGAGTCGTTCCGCGTTCTCATGAAGGAAATGCAGTCGCTGTGCCTGAATGTTGAGGTACTCGGTGCTGACGGTCAGGCCGTCAACCTGCGTGACAACGATGACGAGGCTCACCGCACAGCGGAAGAGCTCGGCATTAACCTGTCATCCCGTTTCGAGACCTCGTCTATCGACGAAATCTGA
- a CDS encoding NUDIX hydrolase family protein: MTIDTAELPDPDGPEDRPTPAGNPGWLNEDELSFVRGRIPIVYVEAVPVRLNGLGQVSEVGILLRGTPEGEMTRSFVSGRVRYGETLREALFRHLENDLGPMAFPQMPAALVPTQVAEYFPMPGISQFVDPRQHAISLVYVVPVTGTCNPRQDALEVTWMSPEEALSASTQLELPGGRGVLLRQALAAVGC, from the coding sequence ATGACTATCGATACGGCTGAGCTGCCAGACCCCGACGGCCCCGAGGATCGCCCGACTCCCGCGGGCAACCCGGGGTGGCTCAACGAGGACGAGTTGAGCTTTGTGCGTGGACGAATCCCCATCGTCTACGTCGAAGCGGTGCCCGTGCGCCTCAACGGACTCGGTCAGGTCAGTGAGGTCGGGATTCTGCTGCGAGGCACCCCCGAGGGAGAAATGACCCGCTCGTTCGTTTCCGGCCGGGTGCGCTACGGCGAGACACTTCGCGAGGCACTCTTTCGGCACCTCGAAAACGACCTTGGCCCGATGGCCTTCCCGCAGATGCCCGCGGCGCTCGTACCGACCCAGGTCGCAGAGTACTTTCCGATGCCGGGAATCTCGCAGTTTGTTGACCCTCGGCAGCACGCGATCTCGCTCGTGTACGTCGTGCCGGTCACGGGTACCTGCAATCCGCGCCAGGACGCGCTCGAGGTGACATGGATGTCACCCGAAGAGGCTCTCTCCGCTTCGACCCAGCTTGAGTTGCCAGGCGGTCGTGGGGTGTTGCTGCGCCAGGCGCTCGCCGCCGTGGGCTGCTGA
- a CDS encoding phosphatase PAP2 family protein produces the protein MRTPSAPIYTPQGLARLRTATAWAIVGLVVVAAVGAYFRFVNSGPLGIDEWWHGVATVSHGSAPYAVAVFMANIGDRIGVLASAAILVALLLALRRFRDAVTVATTMLLGLIGSEALKSLVSRPRPWDQLYASHGHSFPSGHSMGAAALAVSIALVVTYSGSFSRNATRWVWAVSVCWILVMMWSRTAVHVHWLSDTLAGAILGASVAIIARRLCLPKEVTR, from the coding sequence ATGCGCACTCCCTCCGCTCCCATCTACACACCCCAGGGCCTCGCACGATTGCGCACCGCAACAGCCTGGGCCATCGTCGGGCTGGTAGTTGTCGCCGCTGTTGGGGCTTACTTTCGCTTCGTAAATTCAGGCCCCCTCGGCATCGACGAGTGGTGGCACGGGGTTGCAACGGTGAGCCACGGATCCGCCCCCTACGCGGTCGCCGTGTTCATGGCGAATATCGGCGACCGGATTGGGGTGCTCGCCTCGGCCGCGATCCTGGTCGCTTTACTGCTCGCGCTTCGCCGGTTCAGAGACGCGGTCACCGTCGCAACGACGATGCTGCTCGGACTCATCGGATCCGAGGCGCTGAAGTCTCTCGTGTCTCGGCCGCGGCCCTGGGATCAGCTCTACGCATCCCACGGCCACTCTTTCCCCTCGGGGCACTCGATGGGGGCTGCGGCCCTTGCCGTGTCAATCGCGCTCGTGGTGACGTACAGCGGCTCGTTCTCCCGCAACGCCACCCGCTGGGTGTGGGCGGTGAGCGTGTGCTGGATCCTGGTCATGATGTGGAGCCGCACGGCGGTGCATGTGCACTGGCTTTCCGACACTCTCGCTGGCGCCATTCTCGGAGCGAGCGTTGCGATTATCGCGCGCCGGCTCTGCCTTCCGAAAGAAGTCACCAGATGA